In the Hordeum vulgare subsp. vulgare chromosome 7H, MorexV3_pseudomolecules_assembly, whole genome shotgun sequence genome, one interval contains:
- the LOC123410374 gene encoding cortical cell-delineating protein-like yields the protein MAPSKLALFLALNLVLLAAVQGCGPYCPPVVPTPPILPPPVPSTDGGSCSINTLKLGVCTNVLNLLKLKIGVPANEQCCPLLGGLADLDAAVCLCTAIRANILGIKLNVPIDLTLLLNQCGKKCPANFTCPI from the coding sequence ATGGCGCCCTCCAAGCTCGCCCTCTTCCTCGCCCTGAACCTGGTCCTCCTTGCCGCTGTGCAGGGCTGCGGCCCCTACTGCCCACCGGTCGTCCCCACCCCGCCGATCCTCCCACCACCCGTGCCGTCGACCGACGGAGGCAGCTGCTCGATCAACACGCTGAAGCTGGGCGTGTGCACCAACGTGCTGAACCTGCTGAAGCTTAAGATTGGCGTGCCGGCGAACGAACAGTGCTGCCCACTCCTGGGCGGGCTCGCCGACCTCGACGCCGCGGTGTGCCTCTGCACCGCCATCAGGGCCAACATCCTCGGCATCAAGCTCAATGTCCCCATCGACCTGACCCTCCTACTCAACCAGTGCGGCAAGAAGTGCCCCGCCAACTTCACCTGCCCCATCTGA
- the LOC123410272 gene encoding cortical cell-delineating protein-like, protein MAPSKLALFLALNLVLLAAVQGCGPYCPPVVPTPPILPPPVPSTGGGSCSINTLKLGVCTNVLNLLKLKIGVPANEQCCPLLGGLADLDAAVCLCTAIRANILGIKLNVPIDLTLLLNQCGKKCPANFTCPI, encoded by the coding sequence ATGGCGCCCTCCAAGCTCGCCCTCTTCCTCGCCCTGAACCTGGTCCTCCTTGCCGCTGTGCAGGGCTGCGGCCCCTACTGCCCACCGGTCGTCCCCACCCCGCCGATCCTCCCACCACCCGTGCCGTCGACCGGCGGGGGCAGCTGCTCGATCAACACGCTGAAGCTGGGCGTGTGCACCAACGTGCTGAACCTGCTGAAGCTTAAGATTGGCGTGCCGGCGAACGAACAGTGCTGCCCACTCCTGGGCGGGCTCGCCGACCTCGACGCCGCGGTGTGCCTCTGCACCGCCATCAGGGCCAACATCCTCGGCATCAAGCTCAATGTCCCCATCGACCTGACCCTCCTACTCAACCAGTGCGGCAAGAAGTGCCCCGCCAACTTCACCTGCCCCATCTGA